Below is a genomic region from Kribbella qitaiheensis.
TGCGCATCGCGTACGCCGATCGCGAGGGTGCCGTCACGGCTCGCGAGATCGAGCCGCTGGGCTACGTCGGCAAGGCCGCCCATTGGTACCTCGTCGCCTGGTGCCGGCAGCGGGATGCCTTGCGGGTCTTTCGTACGGACAGGATCACCTCGGTCTCCGTCACCGCCGAGACCCCCGCGCCACGCGCGCTGCGGCGGGAGGATCTCGACATCCCGGCGGGGAAGCTCAGTCAGCTGATGCTGGCCTGACCGGTGGCGTGAACACCGAGAAGTGATTGCCTGCCGGGTCGAGCAGGTGTGCGAACTTCACCCCGACGGGATTGACCTCCGGCGCCCGCTGGATCTGGCCGCCGGCCGCTTCGGCTTTGCGGCAGGCCGCATCGACGTCCTCAACCAGCACGGTGAAGACCGCATAACTGGGCAGTTCCCCCTTGGTCGCGAACAGCCCGCCGCGCATCCCGTCCCCATTACCGGTGCTGAAGAACTGGTACGCCGGATCAGTGCTCACCGCGTCGTCGTGCGCGACCTTCCAGCCGAACACGTCGCCGTAGAACCGCTCGGCCGTCGCCGGGTCGTCGGTGCCGATCTCGAACCAGGCAACGCTGTTGACTACAGGCATCTCATCCCTCTCTGTTTCGCGCCGGGGCTGCCCCGACCCATCCACTCTCGTGGCTGGTCGCGACAACCCCCTGTCGGTGTTTCCGCGAAGTGGGTGGCCCGGCAGGATGTTCGTATGCAGACTGACGAGCGGATTCGCCGGGCCCGGCCGGATGACGTGCCGGCGATCGTTGAGCTGGTTTACGGGCTGGCCGAGTACGAGCGGGCGCCGGACGAGTGCCGGTTGACGGCCGACCAGTTGCAGACCGCGCTGTTCGGCGAGACGCCGGCTGTGTTCTGCCATGTCGCGTCGGTCGACGGCGAGGTGGTCGGCTGCGCGCTGTGGTTCCTCAACTTCTCCACCTGGCGTGGCGTTCACGGCATCTATCTGGAAGATCTCTTCGTCAGCCCTGACCAGCGCGGTTCTGGTCTTGGCAAGGCGCTCCTCACCGCACTCGCCCAGGAATGCGTCGCCAACGGCTACGAACGCCTCGAATGGTCCGTCCTCGACTGGAACACCCCCGCCATCGACTTCTACAAGTCCCTGGGTGCCGCTCCTCAAGACGAATGGACCACCTACCGCCTGACCGACAAAGCCCTGGCAAAGCTCGGTTCCTGAGTGGTCTGGCCGGGTCGGTGGACCGGGCGGTCCCTAGACTCGCGCGGAAGTGTCCGCTCACCACAATGCTCGGGGATTCTGATGAAGAAGAAGCTTTTGGTCGCGCTCAGCGCGTTCGCACTGCCCGTCGGACTATTGTCCGTCAACGCGCTTCCGGCGGAGGCTGCCGGTGGTCCGGTCAAGTACGCGCAGGCGTGCGAGGCCCTGGGGTACAAGACGGTCGCCCAGGTGATCAGTCTCCGTAAGGACGGCTTCGGCAACAAGATCGGCGAGCTCCGGACGATGCGCAAGACCGGCGCCAGCAAGAACAAGTGGTGCACCTACCTCAAGAAGACCGACAACACGGTCGGCAACAACAACGTCGTTCGGCTGAGGGTGGAGGTGCTCACCAAGTCGTCGGGCAAGTTCACCACCAAGAGCGCGTCGCTGACCGAAACGGTGAAGTACTACTCCTCGAGCTTCACCTACACCTCGCTGGAGGGAACGGCCGGGACGAGCCACCGGACGATCCTGTACGCGTCCACCGGCATGAAGTCAGCGAGCTCGAGCACCTGGTACACCACCGCTACAACCATGGTCGGCTGACCGACTGGGCTTGCGGGCTTCTTCCTGGAAGGCGTCCGCGGTGTCGGACCCATCGGGTCGTCAGGGATGATGGCCCGGTGGATGTCCGCCCGCTACTGTTCAGTCGCATCTTGAACGCCTTTGCGTGGCTGGCAGTAACGGCCTTGGTGCTGGAACCGCTGGTGACCGGTGGCCTCCCGCGCGGAGTGGCGATCGCGGGCACTGTCGGTTGCGTGCTGATCGGGGTGCATCTGGCCGTCCGCGGC
It encodes:
- a CDS encoding GNAT family N-acetyltransferase, with amino-acid sequence MQTDERIRRARPDDVPAIVELVYGLAEYERAPDECRLTADQLQTALFGETPAVFCHVASVDGEVVGCALWFLNFSTWRGVHGIYLEDLFVSPDQRGSGLGKALLTALAQECVANGYERLEWSVLDWNTPAIDFYKSLGAAPQDEWTTYRLTDKALAKLGS
- a CDS encoding VOC family protein gives rise to the protein MPVVNSVAWFEIGTDDPATAERFYGDVFGWKVAHDDAVSTDPAYQFFSTGNGDGMRGGLFATKGELPSYAVFTVLVEDVDAACRKAEAAGGQIQRAPEVNPVGVKFAHLLDPAGNHFSVFTPPVRPASAD